Genomic DNA from Bartonella alsatica:
GAATCTCTTACGAAAATGAATAAGTATCTTCATTAGGAATATTAAGTGAGTTCAAAGAAAAAATCCTTTAGAGTTAGAATTTTTTCAAAATTGGCACCAGTTTTTTGAACTTATTTTAAACTTCACGATGAAATTATTTCATAATGCTCTTTAAAATATTTAATGCTAAAAATTGCTAAAAATAAAAAAGTTCTATCTTTGTTATTTTTTCATTTCATAAAGCATTTAAATTTTAAACTACGAATTTTGAGAAGTCTGCAACCGCTTGTGTAATGTTGTGGGAACGGTTGAGAAGAGCAAGACGATTAGTACGCACATTAGGATTTTTGTCATTTACCAGTACTTTTTCGAAAAATATGTCAATAATTTTTCCTAGTTGAGCTAGGGTACTAAGTGCAAATAACAAATTTTGGGCTTTGATATGGTTACAAACCTTTTTTTCTATTTCAATGATTGCTTGATAAAGTTGTTGTTCTTCTGGTTGAATAAAGAGTTCAGGGATAATTTCGTTTACTATTTTTGAGCCTTTTTGGCGTTCATTCTCAAGAATGTTTATAGTACGTTTTACAGCGGCTAAAAAGCTACTTCCCTCGCTTGTATTGATAAAAGCGATAAGTGCTTCGACATGACGTGCAACCAATAAAAAATTATCAGTGTGTTTATTTAAGACTGCTTCAATAACATCATAACGAGCACCTTCCTCTTTTAGATAGATTTTTAAACGTTCATGAAAAAATAACAGAAGATCTGATAAAATATGTTCTTTTTTTTCCAGAAATCGATTCTGCGATTGTTTAGATTCTATTTGAAATGTTTCATATTTGGTTTTCTGTTGTAAAAAAAGATCCATTGCCAGAGTAAACAGTGGCATAAGATTGATTTTCCAATCGCGCAAAAGCACAAGCCTAATAATTCCCAGTGCTGCACGTCTTAACGCATAGGGATCTTTTGAACTGGTTGGTTTTTCATTAATGAGCCAAAAACCAACGAGCATGTCAATTTTATCCGCTAGTGCAACTGCTATAGCAAGAGGTTCCTGCGGAAGACGATCTTTGGGGCCTAGGGGTTTATAATGGTCTTCAATTGCTTCAGCTACGCGAGGATCTTCTCCTTGAAGCAGAGCATATTTTCGTCCCATTAGTCCTTGCAGTTCAGGAAACTCTCCTACAATTTCTGTTTGTAGATCAGCTTTTGCGAGTACAGCTGCACGTTTAGCTAAGAAAGGATCTGCTTGCACCAAAGGTGCAATTTTTTGTGCTAAAGTAGCAATTCGCTCTACTCTTGCGCTTTGTGTGCCTAATTTTGCATGAAAAGTTACGTTTAAATGATCCAACCTTGCCATTCTTTGATCAAGAGGTTTATTTAAATCAAGATCAAATTTTTGAATAGAGGGTTTTAAATTTTTGATATCGGGCAAATCATGCTGGTCTGTTTGCCAAAAATAGAGTGCATCGGAAAGACGAGCACACACAACTTTACTATTTCCCTTAGAAATTGTTTTACCTTCATCACTTGCACAAATATTAGAAACAAGAATAAAATGATGAGAAAGTTTTATTTTTTCACCTTGTTTGCGAGTTACAAAACATTTTTGATGGGTACGAATGGTTAAGCGAATAATTTCTGGGGGAATATCAAGAAAAGATTTATCAAAATCACCGATAAGAACAACAGGCCACTCAACAAGTCCTGCAACTTCTTCTAAGAGGGCACTATCTTGCACCAGTTCTAAGCCGTTTGCAAAGCAGAGATTTTGAGCATCAGCCCAAATAATGTTCTTTCGTCTTTCCGCATCTAGAATAACTTTATGGTCTTCAAGTTGAGTGATATAGTCGTCAAAGCGGCGAACTTGGAATGGTTTTCCGTTACTTAAAAAGCGATGACCGTAGGTTAGATTATTGCTTTTGAGCGAACCAATTGTAAACGGAATAACATGCGTTTCACCAATTTCTGGTCCAAAAACGCAAAGAATGTTTTGTAAAGGTCGAATCCACTTCAGTGCTCCATTTTCTGCTGAATCTTTGCCCCAACGCATAGATTTAGGCCATGGAAAATTACGAATAATATCTGGTAAAATATCGGCAATAATTTCTTCTGCATTTCGGCCTTTTTTTATGATTTTAGCGATATAAAAATCACCCTTTTTACGATCATGTGCAATGTCTGCTTCAGAAATATCACTCAGATTTGTTGCGCGTAGAAAGCCATCAATTACGTGCTGAGGTGAGTTTATACTAGGTCCTTTGCGTTCTTCATGGATGTCTTTTGAGCGTATAGAAAGACCACGGATATCTAATGTTAGTCGACGGGGTGTCGAATATTCACGAGCAGCTTTATAGGTCAAGCCTGCATTTACAAGTTGATCTGTCACACATTTTTTGAGGTTGGCAGCAGCTTTTCGTTGCATACGAGCAGGGATTTCTTCGCTGAAGAGTTCAAGAAGAAGATCAGACATTAAGCTTCTCCATTAGTGTGTATTTGTCCAGCTTCAGTGAGTAAAAAGGCTTCTCCACAGCGGCGTGCAAGATCACGAACGCGAAGAATATAACTTTGTCGTTCAGTCACAGAAATAACGCCACGTGCCTGCAAGAGATTAAAAATATGGCTGGCTTTAATACATTGATCATAGGCTGGGAAAACACACAGATGTAAACCATTTTCTTTATTTGGTTTTCCAGTTTCAAGGAGAGCAATACATTCATGCTCTGCATCAATAAAATGCCGGAGCAGCATTTTGGTATCAGAAAATTCGAAATTATAGTATGAATATTCCTGTTCTGCTTGTAAAAAAATATCTCCATAGCTTATTTGATTTTCTCCATCTAAACCATTAAAGTTAAGATCATAGACGTTATCAACACCTTGAATATACATTGCCAAACGCTCAAGCCCATAAGTGAGTTCTCCTGAGACTGGAGCGCATTCAATGCCACAAACCTGTTGAAAATAAGTAAATTGGGAAATTTCCATTCCATCACACCAGCATTCCCATCCAAGACCCCAAGCACCAAGAGTTGGACTTTCCCAATCATCTTCAACAAAACG
This window encodes:
- the glyS gene encoding glycine--tRNA ligase subunit beta codes for the protein MSDLLLELFSEEIPARMQRKAAANLKKCVTDQLVNAGLTYKAAREYSTPRRLTLDIRGLSIRSKDIHEERKGPSINSPQHVIDGFLRATNLSDISEADIAHDRKKGDFYIAKIIKKGRNAEEIIADILPDIIRNFPWPKSMRWGKDSAENGALKWIRPLQNILCVFGPEIGETHVIPFTIGSLKSNNLTYGHRFLSNGKPFQVRRFDDYITQLEDHKVILDAERRKNIIWADAQNLCFANGLELVQDSALLEEVAGLVEWPVVLIGDFDKSFLDIPPEIIRLTIRTHQKCFVTRKQGEKIKLSHHFILVSNICASDEGKTISKGNSKVVCARLSDALYFWQTDQHDLPDIKNLKPSIQKFDLDLNKPLDQRMARLDHLNVTFHAKLGTQSARVERIATLAQKIAPLVQADPFLAKRAAVLAKADLQTEIVGEFPELQGLMGRKYALLQGEDPRVAEAIEDHYKPLGPKDRLPQEPLAIAVALADKIDMLVGFWLINEKPTSSKDPYALRRAALGIIRLVLLRDWKINLMPLFTLAMDLFLQQKTKYETFQIESKQSQNRFLEKKEHILSDLLLFFHERLKIYLKEEGARYDVIEAVLNKHTDNFLLVARHVEALIAFINTSEGSSFLAAVKRTINILENERQKGSKIVNEIIPELFIQPEEQQLYQAIIEIEKKVCNHIKAQNLLFALSTLAQLGKIIDIFFEKVLVNDKNPNVRTNRLALLNRSHNITQAVADFSKFVV
- a CDS encoding glycine--tRNA ligase subunit alpha gives rise to the protein MKLPEYLNPTCSFQGLILTLQNYWAHYGCAILQPYDMEVGAGTFHPATTLRSLGPRPWKVAYVQPSRRPTDGRYGKNPNRLQHYYQFQVLLKPSPPNLQELYIKSLQAIGLDMKLHDIRFVEDDWESPTLGAWGLGWECWCDGMEISQFTYFQQVCGIECAPVSGELTYGLERLAMYIQGVDNVYDLNFNGLDGENQISYGDIFLQAEQEYSYYNFEFSDTKMLLRHFIDAEHECIALLETGKPNKENGLHLCVFPAYDQCIKASHIFNLLQARGVISVTERQSYILRVRDLARRCGEAFLLTEAGQIHTNGEA